Genomic window (Oncorhynchus masou masou isolate Uvic2021 chromosome 9, UVic_Omas_1.1, whole genome shotgun sequence):
GCCCCATAATTTCTCTTATGCCATGCTCTCTGTCTAATCCTTCTTTATCTCATCCTAGTTTCGGGGTTTAGTCCAGTTGGTGAGCCACTTCGGCTGGTGCTGGGTTGGTATCCTTGGAACCTCCGATGACTACTTGGAACCTCCGATGACTACAGTCGCTATGGCATCCAGGCCTTTACCCAGCAGCTGAAGGACCAGGGAGGCTGCCTGGCGTTCCACCTTACCATCCCCAATTCGCCCTCCCCAGCTGAGCTACGTGCCATGGCTGACACCCTGCAGAGATCAAGGGCTCGCGTGGTGGTAGCCTTTGCTGCAAAGGGTCAGGTGCTGGAGTTTCTCTCTGAGGTGAGGTCTCCTCTTTAAAATATTCTGTCAGGTATTTCCTGgattttgatttatttttcttcCTTTCTTCTAGTGCTAAATTAAAATGATGTAGAAACtctctacaatacaataccaactGTTTAATACTTCATCCTCAGCTGACATATGTACTGGTTCAAAACAtctgactgacacagagagaaTTGAATCTAATGTGTCTCGTGTGTCACGtgctcaggataagacccagatgcagacacagggcACCAATAGTTTGAATCTCcaatatttattataacaaaagGGTAAGGCAAACGGCAGGTCGAGGGCAGGTAGAGGATCGTAatccaggtcagagtcaggcaggtacagggcggcaggtaacctcagggtcaggacaggcagaaagatCAGAGCCGGGCAGACTAGAAACAAAACTTGAGAACAGGAACATGGGGAAACTCGCTGGTAAGAACTGAcaagacaagatgaactggcaacagacaagcaGAAAAAGCAGGTATTAATACACATTTAGATAATGGGTagaaatgggagacacctggtggggggtgaagACAAGCACTAGACAGGTGAATCACATCTGAGTGTGACATTGAGTCAGGATCTCCTATgaagtgtttttgtgtgtgtgtgcgtatacaggtgtgtgtgtgtgtgtgttgtgtgtgtgtgtgtgtgtgtgtgtgtgtgtgtgtgtgtgtgtgtgtgtgtgtgtgtgtgtgtgtgtgtgtgtgtgtgtgtgtgtgtgtgtgtgtgtgtgtgtgtgtgtgtgtgtgtgtgtgtgtgtgtgtgtgtgtgtacgggtgtgTGAGTAAGTAAGTGTGATTATTTTTTAATGTATTTCCAGAAATATTTAGTAATAGTTCTATGTTACTTGTTTTTACGACATGAtctcctcccctcaccctcccctttctctttgcttatttgagctgtccttgccataatatgtacttggtcttttaccaaacagggctaccttctccctactttgtcacaacacaattgattggctcaaacacattaagaaggaaagaaattccacaaatgaacttttaacatgccacacctgttaatttaaatgcatttgtcacgccctgaccttagagagcctttttatttctctatttggttaggtcagggtgtggtttggatgggcattctagttttttgttttctatgttggcctggtatggttcccaatcagaggcagctgtctatcgttgtctcagattggggatcatatttaggcagccttttcccacctgttgtttgtgggatcttgtttttgtgtagtgcCTGTCAACACTGCAATTACTTCACGATTCATTTGTTTTCTGTATTTGTTTTGTTGATTTTCTTTGATTAAAACATGTGGAAGTctacgcacgctgcgccttggtccaatcattCTTACGATTGTGACAgcgttccaggtgactacctcatgaagctgcttgaaagaatgccaagagtgtgtaaagctgtcatcataGCAGAATAATCTAACATCTAAAATATAAtataacactgttttggttactaaatgaatccaaatgtgttttttaatagttttgtcttcactattattctacagtgtatccttgaatgagtaggcatgTCCAAACATTAGACTGGTACTGCAAGTAAAGAACAACTTAGTGTTAAGTGTTACTCATAACCACAACTAATAATGGTTGCTGCCCACTACAGTACTTGTGAtccagagtggtgcagcggtcaaaGGAAATGcatatcagtgctagaggtgtcactacagaccctgggttGATTCCGGGCTGCATCACAATCGGCCGTGTTTTGGAGGCCCGTAGTgcgatgcacaattggctcagggtcgtccgtgttagggtttggctgggtctgtaattgtaaataagaattggtctTAAATGCAATGTAGTACTCTACATTGCACTAGAAACTATTTGGCTTCTTGAACAGTGTGTGTCTTAATTAACTGCTCTGGTAGGTGATGTAAGCATGAGAAGACTGCCCATCACTGGACACTGGGTTGAAGTGTTTGCAATAATGTGAATAAGGTTGGCATATTTGTGATCTGTAATTAATAAAATGTAAAGAATATAAAAAACAAGGTATCTAACAAATGTGGATTGACTGGCCAAGCAATCATTGACAAGACACCGATATATCTGaaaatgtttattatattatactattataATATACACTATGATGAACTACAATAGCAATTGAACACATGcacttcaatgttatgtcaatTCATATAGGAAAAAAGATTTTCTCCAACAACATGGAAGTGGTTCCACTCTGGAGGCTACTGCTAATCACATCATTTAGCAGGTCTAATTAGATTTTAACACTCTAGATTTTAACAATTTCACATAACATTGGAATATCTAAAGTGACCCTGTTGCACGTTAAAGTTACAATGTTACCAATGATTAGCTGCTAAATTGTTGTTCATCTCTGTCAGAGTTGTCCTACCTAACTATATGATAGCTGAACGTTACAATGTTTGTTCCCCTCAATCATTTCTTAATAACGTTTATCATTGGATGTCTTCTCCATAAGGTGTTTCTTGTTGTTCTTCTCTGGCCTGAACAGAATAATAAAGCATTTAGGAACAAATAATAGAAAGAACAACCCAAAGCTAGAGGTGATGATGGCAAAGATCTCCACAGCTACAGTGAACTTCCCAGGAGAGCTGACATAAGCTGGGATAAAGGTGATCCAGACAGCACAGAATATGAGCATGCTGAAGGTGATGAATTTGGCCTCATTGAAGTTATCAGGCAGCTTCCGAGCCAGAAAAGCCAGCACAAAGcacaagagagacaggagacctaTATAACCCAACACAGCCCAGAATGCACCTACAGAGCCTAAGTCACACTCAAGAAGGACCTTTTCCTTGTAGGTAGTGAGGTTTTTAAtggggaagggaggggacaggACCAACCACAGAGTGCATATCAAAGCCTGGACAAACGTGAAGGACACTACAGTCAATCTCTGCTGTTGAGGACCAAACCATTTCATGACATTACTGGCTGGAAGTGTAGCCCTGAAGGCCATCAACACCACTATTGTTTTCCCCAGAACACAAGAGATGCAGAGAACGAAGGTGATCCCAAACGCTGTGTGACGCAGCATACAGGACCACTCAGAGGGCCGGCCAATGAAGGTAAGagaacacagaaaacacagagtCAAGGAGAAGAGCAGCAGGAAGCTCAGCTCAGAGTTGTTGGCCCTGACGATGGCCGAAGTTCGGTGGCGGTAGAAGACGGTTGCCGTGGCGATGGCCAGACAAGCCCCGCCCACAGAGCAGGCAGTCAGGATGATTCCGAGGACCTCGTGGAAGGACAGGAACTCCACAGGCTTAAGGATACAGCGGTCTCTCTCAGCGTTGGGCCAGTACTCCTCGGGACAGATCAGACAGTCTGAAGAATCTGACCAGGAcaaaacaacagacatcaaatgttaataataatagattcaggttttatttatttacaaataCATGTCCCACAATGCTGCACTTTTTCAGTTTACAATAAAGAATGTTGAATTAATGTGCAGCTTACATGAGATAATAAGAATAGGAACATGATTGACAGACACAACATTTGCAGTGCTGGTAATATGAATAAATCACTACTTTGTAAACTGTGATAGAAATTACTACACATTCTATGCCAACTGTTCCTATAGTCATACCTGTGTTATTACTGATCTCTCCCTCTGCACATTGGATACAGTCATAACAGCATACAGGCTTTCCTTTCTGTACAGCCTTACGAGTGCCTGGGGGACAGCTCTCACTGCACACTGACACAGGTACTTGTGTACTGTTCTTTACCCAGGTGATTTCCTTCTCCATGTCAAACATCTGGTCAGGAGGCAGGGACGCATCATAGCGCCCCACTGTCACAAACTCCATCTTCCCACTATCTCCTATCTGCCAGTTGACGAGCTCATATGTGGGCACTGGGTCCCCGTTAGCATCGAAAGACACCTGGTACCCATTACGAGAGAAGTTCACCCTCCTCAATCTCTCCAGGACCTGGGGGATAAAagggcaagggagagagaggggacgagagagaaggagagaagggaagagagatggagcgatagatggagagaggggaagagagatggagataagGGAAGATAGAGATGGAGTAaggggatgagagaaagagagaggaagagagatggtgcgatagacagagaggggaagagagatggagaaaagggAAGATAGAGATGGATTAaggggatgagagaaagagagagagaaacagaacttTCATTTACCTTGTATTTTTCTCCAAGTTGTTACTTCAAAAGTATAATGTTACTTTAATGTATAATGAGAACTCCTTGGCCTTCATACTTGTAGTCTATATAAGCATATATATCAGCACATTATACTATTGTCTTGTCATTAACCTGTGTTGGCTTCACATGGAGGTGATTGTCACAGTAAACAGTGGAGTTTTCTCTCTCTTCACAAACGATGCTGTGGATGGCGTGTGCTATGGCATAAACAGCTTTGTACACCATGTTAGTGACACGCAGCTGGGATGTATCTGTGTAGGGGGTCTGTAGCTGCTGTATATCCTCACTGCCATCACACACCTTCTCTTCAACCCCAACACCTGTAGAGGTCcctaaagatagagagagacagaataatagaaggatagatagatagatagatagaacgatagatagaaagatagatagatagatagatagatagatagatagatagatagatagatagatagatagatagatacccagCTGACAGCCAAAGGCTCCCTCCCAGAACTCAGTGAGCAAGGGAGAGTTGGACACCTTCTGTGGGGAGAGGTCCAGGAGGAAGTCCCTAAGACCGGGGATGACAGAGCGTTGGATGCCAAATCCGATGGCCCCGGCACACATTGCAAAGCGCAGCATATCTGGATCAGTGACCCAGGTCTCACTCCCGATCCACTGGCGGGGTGGAGAGGGCAGGCGTTCCAACTCACTCAGCAGGATCCTCATGTCCCCAGTGGCTGCAAATGCAACCACCACCTGGGCTGTGGAGCTGGGGAACATGATTATATCATATGCTTAATATGCTGGTCATGTTTGTCATTCATTGGAATGTCTCAGTGAAGTGAAAATGAACATTAGTATTAATCAACACTTTTGACATGCTTAAGATATGCAAATCATGTTGGTCTCACAGATCAGCTttgggaaaagagagaaattaaTAATTGCAGCTTTTAAAATTATGGTCTTGCATTTGTGTGAATGAAAAGTTCACCAGTAATCATGGATCACCTGCGGATCACGTCAGCCACCCGTTGCACTCTGCTGAGTGGGTTGGTACGGTAGAAGGCTTCAGAATACTCCACACAGATACCCTCCTCTTGTGCTGCCTGCAGGAAAGCAGCCATCCCGTTATTCCCGTAGTCAGAGTCGGAACGGACCGCCCCAATCCAGGTCCAGCCGAAGTGCCTGATGAGGTGGGCCAGAGCAGCAGCCTGGAACTGATCACTGGGGATGGTTCTGAAGAAGGTTGGATACTGTTTCTTATCACTCAGACACGCACAGGTGGAAAAGTGGCTCACCTTGGTAAAAACAGACAGTCGAAACATGAGAAAGAACATCATGTCGGCCAACCGAGTCTCAGTTATTGGCTACTTCCTACTGTTTTTCTTGCTGTGTAGTTTGATGTCAGGGAGATAATAAAAATAAGCCGGTTTATTGTTTTTCGTTTTGCAAGAATGAAAAAGATGTACACATTTTGACCCAAGACCTTGGTCATTCTATTCATATTGATAATAGTATTATAAGACATACTGGTGCTGTAAAAAACATGAGTAAAATGTGTGACACTAATCCCTGGTCTCCCATAACAAACTCGCCTATGAAAGATCAGATCATGTTTAAATGCCTCCAGACATTTTCCAGACTCAGATCATGTTAAAATGACTATAGAATTTCTCCAAACTTTCTCCACATAATTCACACAGAAATGTATGTTCCTGAAAGAGAGAATACAGTTGGAATAGAGGAAGTTAAAAGAGGATTTATTTCCTGAAAGAGAGGAGAATATTAGATTTCTTTCCACAGTAGTTTACCTGAGGAATCCCGAAAGGGCCGATGACGCGCAACATGCTGATGGTTGGCGTGGAGCCAGACTCGCCCACGATAGCTGTCACCGTAGCCGACCCCGAGCACTGTTCTCCGGTATCAAACATGGGGTCCAGGCCATTAGCCAGTTGGAATGCCACTTTCACGGCCATAGGGACCGAGGAGCAGGAGTCGTGCACTTGATAACCAAGGGTGACACCTGGTAGAAGGTCTGAACTGTTGTTTATCTCCTCAACTGCGAAGACCATGGCGCGCGAGAAGCGCAACTCACGGGAATCCAAACTGTAAATAGAAGATAGGTGAGTGAACACCACTTGACTAAATGGTAAATTAGCCTATGGAATATATGGTTATACGCGGGCAAACATCTTAATATCTAGCCATATTTTACTGTCTATAGGCTTACACTTTTGTTATCAGTAGTTGAGGACATTGTAGTATTGCCTGCATTTTGAAAATGTGACCATTTGTAACAGTAGGCTTTATCTACTCTCTCAGATACAAATGGACTTTTATTTTTTCTTAAAAACACTTTTTATTGGTCTTTAAATGCTTTTCATATGTCTTTAAAACACTGTTAATCTGTCTTTAAAATATTGTTTATCTGTTTGTAAACACACAGTTTATCTGTCTTCAAAACACTGTTCTTCTGTATTTAAAACACAATTTATCTGTCTccccacacagccacagttctgTCCCCTGTTCCCTCTTGCGCTCACTGACCTCCCTGTGCACTGCAGGGGCTCAGGCAGGCTGGTGTAGCTGTGTTCCACAGTGTGCATGTAGTAGTGCATGGAGAAAACACCCCCGATGACAAAGTCCCCGTCCTGGGAGAACACCGGAGGACGAGGGGTGCCTTGGAGCCTGCACCTGACAGACTCCATCCCAGAGGCAGAAGCAGAGACAGTGGCAGACGAGAGCAAGGCAAGCCCACCAGCCACCACAGTTAGATGTAGTAGAACCAGACTACCAGCAAGACTTGGATCGAGAGCAGGAGCCGGAGAGAGCCTCATTCCCCTGATGTGTAGAAGGTACGGAGTACACCAGTGCCACACAGACCCACATAGGTTAGGTTGCCTCTCTAATCTCATTTAAATACCCACCGAACCTGTGTGGGGATTCCTCTAAGGGCCACACTGTGGGTATGGCCAtcctagggagggaggggttagaggctCACCCAGTCAGGTCCTGCTTCTTTCAGCTATAGAGGGAAAATGCAGCAGCATCAGCCCTACGTTGACTGTAATGGTTTAGATAGACGTAAacatacagtaaacacacaataaccatCCGGCTCTCTTATATTTCCACTACAGTCTTGTCCTCTTGGCACGCTGGCTCTACAGGAAGCTTGTTCTCAAGTGTCTTTCCTTTATCTCAGAGACATAAGAAATATCAGAATGtattaatacattttttattttaacatGTGTGGGTTTCATCCT
Coding sequences:
- the LOC135546683 gene encoding extracellular calcium-sensing receptor-like, which produces MSSKEALSLKNTRDAENKGDPKRCVTQHTGPFRGPANESKRTQKTQSQGEEQQEAQLRVVGPDDGRSSVVDGDFVIGGVFSMHYYMHTVEHSYTSLPEPLQCTGSLDSRELRFSRAMVFAVEEINNSSDLLPGVTLGYQVHDSCSSVPMAVKVAFQLANGLDPMFDTGEQCSGSATVTAIVGESGSTPTISMLRVIGPFGIPQVSHFSTCACLSDKKQYPTFFRTIPSDQFQAAALAHLIRHFGWTWIGAVRSDSDYGNNGMAAFLQAAQEEGICVEYSEAFYRTNPLSRVQRVADVIRSSTAQVVVAFAATGDMRILLSELERLPSPPRQWIGSETWVTDPDMLRFAMCAGAIGFGIQRSVIPGLRDFLLDLSPQKVSNSPLLTEFWEGAFGWTSTGVGVEEKVCDGSEDIQQLQTPYTDTSQLRVTNMVYKAVYAIAHAIHSIVCEERENSTVYCDNHLHVKPTQVLERLRRVNFSRNGYQVSFDANGDPVPTYELVNWQIGDSGKMEFVTVGRYDASLPPDQMFDMEKEITWVKNSTQVPVSVCSESCPPGTRKAVQKGKPVCCYDCIQCAEGEISNNTDSSDCLICPEEYWPNAERDRCILKPVEFLSFHEVLGIILTACSVGGACLAIATATVFYRHRTSAIVRANNSELSFLLLFSLTLCFLCSLTFIGRPSEWSCMLRHTAFGITFVLCISCVLGKTIVVLMAFRATLPASNVMKWFGPQQQRLTVVSFTFVQALICTLWLVLSPPFPIKNLTTYKEKVLLECDLGSVGAFWAVLGYIGLLSLLCFVLAFLARKLPDNFNEAKFITFSMLIFCAVWITFIPAYVSSPGKFTVAVEIFAIITSSFGLFFLLFVPKCFIILFRPEKNNKKHLMEKTSNDKRY